From Bradyrhizobium sp. AZCC 1610:
ATGCAGATCGACTATGCCCGGCAGCACAAGCAAACCGCTGGCATCTATGCCGGGTGAGCCATGGCTGTTGTCCGTACCCACGGCGACGATTTCGCGGCCGGCAATCCGCAACGTGGTTTCGAGGATCTCGTGGCCGAGCAGGGTCCGGCCACCTTCGATGAACAGTTCGGTCACGATGCTGCACTCTGGTTGAAACGCGGTTGGCTCGAGCCGGTGGCGGCTTCGTACTTCTCGAGAAAGCCCTCGACATCGAGCTTGCGGAAATCGGGCAGGGCGCGGCGAAGCATCTCATGGTCCCAGTCCCACCATGCAAGTTCCGCAAGGCGCCCGGCAATGGATTCGGGAAACCGTCGCCTGATCGGCCGGGCCGGGTTGCCTGCAACGATCGTGTAGGCGGGGACGTCCTTGGTCACGATGGCGCCGGCAGCGACCACAGCGCCGGTGCCGACCGAGCGGCCGGGCAGGATGACCGCGCCGTGGCCGATCCAGACGTCATGGCCGATATGGACGCGATGCCCGCGCCGCCATGCAAAGAATTCGGCGTCGTCGCTCTCGCCCGGAAAATAGCTGCTGGCGCGGTAAGTGAAATGCGCCTGCGAGGCGCGGTGCATTGGATGATTGCCCGGGTTGATTCGCGTCATCGCCGCGATCGAACAGAATTTCCCTGTTGTCGTGTAGGTGATCTGCGAGTCGTTCACGACGTAGGAATAATCCGCCATCGTGACCTCGAGCAGGATGGTCCGGGCGCCGACCTCAGTGTAAGCGCCAAGCTGGCAGTCGTGCACCGACGCAGTGGGATCGACGGCCGGTTCAGTGGAAAGCATCTTGCCGGCCATCGGTAGCGTCCATCAGCAATCGAGGAAGATCATCGGCGTCTGCCCGTCTTCGATGCGCTTGATGACAGGATCATGACGGTCACGTGACGTCCACGGCTGTGGACGAACGCCGCACCGCAGCACTCGTGTCACACAACTGTAAGATCGAGCCGTTAGCGATGCTCCACGACCGGAACTCTGGAGCAGTGCATGCTGGTGGTAGAAGGTTTGACGTGCCGGTTCGGCACCAAAGCCGCAGTGGACAACGCGTCATTCTCGATCGCGCCCGGCAGCTTCGTCGGCGTGATCGGCCGCTCCGGCGCCGGCAAGTCGACGCTGCTTCGGATGATCAACCGCCTCGCTGAACCTTCCGAAGGGCGCATCCTGTTCGAAGGCGTCGACGTGACCGCGCTGCGCGGCAAGGATTTGCGGCAGTGGCGTGCAAGGTCGGCGATGATCTTTCAGCAGTTCAATCTGGTGGGAAGGCTCGACGTGCTGACCAATGTGCTGATGGGGCGGCTTTCAACAGTGCCGACATGGCGGTCGCTGGCGCAGCTCTGGCCCGAAGAGGACAAGGCAATTGCGATGTCGGCGCTCGAGCAATTCGACATGGCCTCGATTGCGGCGCAGCGCGCCGACCAGCTCTCGGGCGGCCAGCAGCAGCGCGTCGCGATTGCGCGTGCGCTGGTTCAGCAGCCTGCAATGATACTTGCCGACGAGCCGATCGCCTCGCTCGATCCCCGCAACACCCGGATCGTGATGGATGCGCTGCTGAGGATCAACAAGCACTTCGGGATCACGGTGGTCTGCAATCTTCATTCGCTGGATCTGGCGCGCAGCTACTGCGACCGCCTGATCGGCATGGCTTCGGGGCGAATCGTATTCGACGGCGCGCCCGCGGCGTTGACCGATCGCATTGCGCGCGAACTCTACGATCTCGAGGCAGATGAGGTGATGGGCGTTGCGCCTGAGCATGTGCCGGCCAGCGCGGCGATTCCTGTTCTCGGCACGGTTGCCGCAGCCTGAGTGCTGCGTCTGTAAATCAAGAGTGGCGCGGGACTGAAATCCCGCAAGCTTCATCACTGCGAAACAGGAGACGTCATGATAGATCGTCGTATGATTTTCGCCGCTGCGGCGGCGTTGGCATTCTCAGCCTCGGCTGCCACGGCTCAGGACTGGAAGGCAAAATATCCTGAATTGGTGTTCGCAAAAGTTCCCGATGAGAATGCCTCGGGCACCACCGATAGGTGGACACCTCTGACGCAGTATCTGTCGCGCGAACTCGGCACAAAAGTCACGCTGCGAATCGCCAACGATTATGCCGCGGTTATCGAAGGTCAGCGGTCAGGCAACATCCATATAGCGATGTTCGGTCCGTCGGCTTACGCGCGCGCTTACATCATCGGTGCGAAGGTTGAGCCGTTCGCGATCGAAGTGAATGGGGACGGAACCAAGGGCTATTATTCGGTTCTCTATGTCAAAAGCGATTCGAGCTACAAGGACATCAAGGACCTGAAGGGGAAGAATCTCTGCCTTGTCGATCCCAATTCAACGTCAGGCAACAACGTGCCGCGTTTCGCGATGGACAAGATGGGCATCGACCCGGAAAAGTTTTTCTCCAAGGTGGTCTACTCGGGAAGCCATGAAAACGCGGTGATCGGACTTGCGCAAGGTACTTGTGATGCGGCGTTCAACTGGTGGAACGACGAGAAGGAGTCGAACCTGCTCCGAATGGAACGCAAGGGCATGGCGAAGGCGGCCGATTTCAAGATCATCATGAAGTCCGAACAGATTGTGAATTCGCCCATGGCGTATCTCGCCTCCCTGCCTGCCGACCTCAAGGCGGCGATCAAGAAGGCAGTGCTGGAAATTGCGGTGAAGGACAAGGCCGCTTTCGACAAGATCTACGAGGGCAAGCAGTTGCCCTTCGTCGAGGTTGATCACAAGGCCTATGAGGCTGTGATCGATCTGACCAAGTTTGTCGACAGCATCCGCAAGCAGAAATCCTGAACGGAGCTGCGGGTCCAGATGGATCGGGCAGATCGCGAGATCTGCCCATTCTCTTGCCTGAACATCCCATGCGAACAGCAGTCCCCGAATTCCCGGAAGCCAGGCTGCAAGAGCTTGCCGATCGCTATGAAGCTGCAGTTGCCGCCAAGCGGCGGCGCGTATGGCTGGGTTTGGCGGTCCTGATCGCCGCGGCGATTGCCGCTGGCTGGATGGGCGATGTCAACTTTGGGAACTTCGTCGAGAATTTCTGGCGCTTTCCGGCCTATTTTGTCAGCATCGCCCCTAAGTTTTCGTTCTCGACTGCGTGGGTTGATCTCACGGAGTGGCTTTGGGGACTGCCCCGCTGGACGCAGCTCCTCGGAGACACGTTGCTGATCGCGTATATGGGAACCCTCACGGGAGCGATATGCGGATTCGTTCTCTGCTTCCTTGCATCGGCCAATCTCGTCAGGTCGCGTGCCACCGTTTTTGTCACGCGGCGCGTTCTCGAACTTTGCAGGACCGTGCCGGAGATCGTCTTTGCCTTGATTTTCGTGCTGGCGTTTGGTCTGGGGCCGCTGCCGGGCGTTCTCGCCATCGCAATCCATACCACCGGAGCGCTGGGCAAGCAGTTCGCCGAAGTTGTTGAGAATATCGATAACAAACCGATCGAGGGGGTGGCGGCAAGCGGAGGAAGCTGGCTTCAGATTGTCCGGTTTGGCGCAGTGCCTCAGGTTCTCTCGAACTTCGTAAGCTATGCCCTGCTGAGATTTGAGATTAACGTGCGCGGCGCGGCCGTGATGGGCTTTGTCGGCGCCGGCGGGATCGGCCAGGATTTGATCGAGGCCGTTCGCAAGTTCTATTACACCGATGTCAGTGCCATCCTTTTGCTCATTGTCGTCACCGTCATGTTGATCGACTTTATCACGGAGCGGGTGCGCCACCGCCTTCTCGGGCTGGAGGGCTCCGCTGCATGAATTCTTTCAGTTTTGAAAGCCGGGCCGGCATCGTCGAACGTCACCCGGACCTTTTCCGGCCGGATTGGTGGCATCGTGGAAAAATCGCAATAGGCGTTGGCGGGGCGGTTGCGCTTTTTCTGTTCGGGATCGTCCAACTCGACATTCCCTTTCACCGGCTCTCCGAGGGAATGGTCAGGCTGGGTGAATTCGTTCGGCTGATGTTGCCGCCTAATCCTGGTTCCTGGGCGGAAGTATTGAAATATCTGCATGCGCTCGGAGAGACGGTTTCGATCGCATTTCTCGGCACGCTGGGCGGGGCGCTGCTCGCGTTACCGGTATCCCTGCTGGCGGCGCGCAATGTGGTTGCAAACTGGATCGTCCACCTTTTGACACGCCGCAGCCTCGATACCATCCGTGGCGTCGATACCTTGATCTGGGCCCTCATCTGGGTTGGCGTCGTGGGGTTGGGCCCGTTTGCAGGTATCCTTGCGGTGATCTGCAGCGATTTTGGGACTTTTGGGAAGTTATTCTCGGAAGCGATCGAGGCTGCCGACAAGAACCCCGCTGAAGGCGTCCGATCATCGGGCGGCAACCATCTCCATAGCGTCCGGTTCGGATTGCTGCCGCAGGTCTTTCCGATCTTGTTAAGTCAGGTGCTATACTATTTTGAATCGAATACGCGGTCGGCGACGATTATCGGAATCGTCGGAGCAGGCGGGATTGGACTTCAGCTTGCCGAACAAATCCGGGTGCTGGAATGGCAAAAGGTTTCGTTTCTGATTTTGCTTATCCTGATGGCGGTATCGGCAATTGACTGGATCTCGGGCAAACTGCGTTTCGCGATCATCGGCAACCGGGCAATCTCATGATGTCTCGCTGCTAGACTAGCCACTCTCGACCAAAAACTCGACGCGCTCCGCAGCAAAGCGCGAGCGCTTGGTCACCAATGGTTTGCCGTCGGTATCGACGTCGGTGCTGTCGACCACCAGAATTGGGCGTCCGAGCGTAAGGTCCAGCCGGGTGGCGTCGATGGCCTCGACGATACCGGCGGTGATCCGCGTCGACGCGCGGCGAAAATCCCGGATGCCGTAATGCGCCAGCAATTTCGTCATCGAGCGCACATTGGCGAACACTTTTCCGGCGTCGGGGAAGCGCCCTGCTGAAAGCCACGTGGTGCTCACGCAGATCGGCGCGCGGTCGGCAAGCCGTACGGATTCGATCCGGATCAGGGGCGCTCCGGTCTTCAATCCAAGCTCCCGCGCCAGCTCGCGCGTGGCTTCTTCCTCGGCCGAATCGATGAATTGGCCGCGCGGCTCCCGGCCGCCGGCTCCGACGATTTCGGAAAACCGCGTCCGTGAGCGCAGCGGATAGGCGAGGCGCCGGGTCTCGACATAGGTGCCGCTGCCGCGCTCGGCGCGCACCAGGCCGCGCTCGGCGAGTGTGGCGAGCGCCCGGCGCACGGTGTGGCGGTTGACCCGATAGGTCTCGGCGATCTCGATCTCGCCCGGCAATTTTTCGCCGGCAGCAAAGCGGCCGTCGGCAATGCCGCGCTCGATGCCGTCGGCGACCTGCCGCCACAACGCGACGCCGGAGGGCGTGTCCTGAACGCTCATGGAACGAAATGGCGCATCGGCAAAAATCACCTCATTGTCACGAATCTGTCATGGCGCTTCGTTATCAAGTTGTCTATTATCATAGACAACTTGATTCCGGCAAGGCCGATATGATGGCGAGTAACGAAAGTCTGGCAGACGAAAACGGCGGGCAGGCGCGGCGCAAGGCCGTGATGGCGGTGCTGGCTCATTCCGCAACGGCTGACATCGCCGGGCACCTCGCGACGGTGGCGTTGCCAGTGCACGAAGACCTGCGGGAGCCCGAAAATGGGCTCGTCATGGTGCGCGGCCGCGTCGGCGGTGACGGTGCGCCGTTCAATCTCGGCGAGGCGACGGTGTCGCGTGCCGCCGTGCGGCTGTCGACCGGCGAGGTCGGCTTCGGCTACACGCTGGGCCGCGACCGGGAGAAGGCCAGGCTGATCGCGCTGTGCGATGCCATGGTGCAATCGGAAAAATTCGTTGGCGCGATCGAAGGCCAGGTCGTCGCGCCGTTGCGTGCGGCGATGATCGAAGGGCGAAACCGCAAGGCAGCCGAGGCGGCGGCAACACGGGTCGATTTCTACACACTGGTACGGGGTGAGGGTTGACATGACGAGCGTTGCCGAACTGCCCGCAGGATTTGCCGACAAGGTGTTGTCGGCACAATCGGTCTTCCGGTCCGTGATGGATGCGATGGCCCGTCCCGGCAGCGTTCAGCGTATCGCGCCTGCGGCTGGCACGCCGGCTGCGATGATGCGCGGCACGGCCGCTATAGCGCTGACCCTGTTCGATCACGATACGCCGGTCTGGCTGGATTCGCGGATGTCAGCGACGCCGGATGCCGCCAAATGGCTCAAATTCCACACCAGCGCGCCAGTTATTACGGACTCGTCGATCGCCAGTTTTGCGCTGATAGGCGGCGCCGAAAGCCTTCCGGCACTGGATCGCTTCGCGTTCGGCAGCAATGAATATCCGGACCGTTCGACGACGCTGATCCTGCAGGTCGAAAGCCTGACGGATGGCCCCGTTGTCGAGCTGCAGGGCCCCGGCATCGACGGCGCGGCAGCGCTTCGTGCTTCAATCCAGCCGCAGGATCTGTTCGAGCGGTTGGCCATAAATGCCGCGTTGTTTCCGCGCGGCATCGACGTCGTGCTGGTCCATGATGACGCCATTGTCGCAATACCACGCACGACGCGGCTCGTGAGAGGAGGCTGACCATGTATGTTGCCGTCAAGGGTGGCGAACGCGCCATCGAGAACGCCCATCGTCTTCTGGCGCATGAGCGGCGCGGCGACCGCGATGTTCCCGAAGTATCGCTGGCCCAGATCTCCGAGCAGCTTTCGCTTGGGGTCGATCGCGTCATGACCGAAGGCTCGCTATATGACCGCGAACTCGCGGCGCTCGCCATCAAGCAGGCGCGCGGCGACCTGATCGAGGCGATCTTTCTGGTGCGCGCATTCCGCGCCACGCTGCCGCGCTTTGGCGCGACCGAGCCGGTCGATACGGGTGCGATGCAGGTGCGCCGCCGGATTTCCTCGACCTTCAAGGATATTCCGGGTGGGCAAATTCTTGGTCCCACCTTCGACTACACCCATCGCCTGCTGGATCCGCAACTCGCCGATGGATTCGCTCCCGATACGCCTGCGACCGGTGAGGTGTCCACAGGCGCGACCCCACGCGTAACCGATATTCTTGGCCGCGATGGCCTGATCGAGCCGTCGCCTGTCGCGGATGCTAGCGCTCCCATCGGTGACTTGACGCGCGAGCCGCTCAGTTTTCCGGCGGATCGCGATCTGCGCCTGCAAAACCTGGCGCGCGCCGATGAGGGCTTTCTGCTGGCGCTCGGATACTCCTCGCAGCGCGGCTATGGCCGCAACCATCCCTTTGCCGGCGAGATCAGGTTCGGCGAGGTGGAGGTGGAATTCGTGGCCGAGGACGCCGGCTTTGCCGTTCCGCTCGGTTCGATTGCGCTGACGGAATGCCAGATGGTCAACCAGTTCAAGGGATCGGCGACAGAAGCGCCGTGTTTTACGCGCGGCTATGGTCTGGCCTTCGGACAAAGCGAGCGCAAGACCATGTCGATGGCGCTGGTCGATCGCAGCCTGCGCGCCCGCGAGCTCGGCGAGGAAGTTGTCGCGCCGGCCCAGGACGAGGAATTCGTGATGTCGCATTCGGACAATGTGCAGGCGACCGGCTTCGTCGAGCATCTCAAGCTGCCGCATTACGTCGATTTCCAGTCCGAACTCGGCCTGTTGCGAAAGCTGCGCAAGGAATTCGTCGAGGCGAACGAGACGCCGCCGATGCGGGAGGCCGCCGAATGAACGCGCCAGCTTACAATTTCGCCTATCTCGACGAGCAGACAAAACGGATGATCCGCCGCGCGATCCTGAAAGCGATCGCGATTCCCGGCTATCAAGTGCCGTTCGCCAGCCGCGAGATGCCGATGCCTTATGGCTGGGGCACCGGCGGTGTGCAGGTGACGGCGGCAATCCTCGGCCCTGATGACGTGCTGAAGGTGATCGACCAGGGTTCGGACGACACCACCAACGCGATCTCGATTCGGAAATTCTTCGGCAAGACGGCCGGCGTCGCGACCACTACGTTTACGACGGATGCCACTGTGATCCAGACCCGGCACCGGATTCCGGAAGCGCCGCTGCATGCCGGGCAGGTGCTGGTCTATCAGGTGCCGATCCCCGAGCCGCTGCGGTTCCTGGAGCCGCGCGAGACCGAGACGCGGCGCATGCATGCGCTCGGCGAATACGGCCTGATGCACGTCAAGCTGTACGAGGACATTGCGCGCTTTGGCCATATCGCGACCTCCTATGCGTATCCGGTGAAGGTAAATGCGCGCTATGTGATGGACCCGTCGCCGACGCCGAAGTTCGACAATCCGAAGATGGATAATTGTCCGGCGCTGCAACTGTTCGGCGCCGGCCGCGAAAAGCGCATCTACGCGATCCCGCCGCACACCGACGTGGTCTCGCTCGACTTCGAGGATCACCCGTTCACGCGCTACCGGTTCGACGCGCCCTGCGCGCTGTGCGGCGCCAGCGATTCCTATCTTGACGAAATCGTCACCGACGACAAGGGCGGGCGGATGTTCGTCTGTTCCGACACCGACTATTGCGAGCAGCGTCAGCAGGCCGGCCATCGCGGCAGCGAGAGCGCCGCGCCGCACAAGGAGAGGGCACATGTTTGAGCCCGGCAATCTCGTGCAGGACGACCAGCCGCTTCTGGTCGCCGATCACCTCGGCAAGACCTATGGCCGGTTGACTGCCTGCCGTGACGTATCCTTTGCGCTCTATCCCGGCGAGGTGCTGGCAATCGTCGGCGAGTCCGGATCGGGAAAGTCCACGCTGCTGCAACTGTTGTCCGCGCAGCTCACGCCGACTGGTGGGTGCGTGTCATACCGGATGCGGGATGGCGTGTTGCGCGACCTCGCAAGCCTTGGCGAAGCCGAGCGGCGCTTTCTGTTCCGCACCGACTGGGGCTATGTGCACCAGGATCCCGCGCAGGGCCTGCGGATGGCGGTCTCGGCCGGGGCCAATGTCGGCGAACGGCTGATGGCGGTGGGTTGGAATCACTACGGGCGCATCCGCGATATGGCCTCGTCCTGGCTGGAGCGCGTCGAGATCGATACCGCCCGCATCGACGACGCGCCGCGGACCTATTCCGGCGGCATGCGGCAGCGGCTGCAGATTGCGCGCAATCTGGTCACCGAGCCGCGCCTGGTATTCATGGACGAGCCGACCGGCGGGCTCGACGTATCGGTGCAGGCGCGGCTGCTCGATCTGATGCGCAATCTGGTCAGTGAACTCGGCCTTGCCGCCATCGCCGTCACCCATGATCTCGCGGTGGCGCGGCTATTGTCGCATCGCGTGATGGTGATGAAGGGCGGCCGCGTCATCGAAACCGGGTTGACCGACCAGGTGCTCGACGACCCCCGCGAGCCCTATACCCAATTGCTCGTCTCTTCGATCCTGCCGGCATGAGTGCGCCAATGACTGCGATGATCGACATCACAAATGCCGAAAAGACCTTCACCATGCATCTGCAGGGTGGTGTCGAGCTGCCGGTGGTGCGCGGCGTGTCGTTTCAGGTCGAGCCAGGGGAATGCGTGGTGCTGTCGGGCCCATCAGGCGCCGGCAAATCCTCGATCCTGAAAATGATCTTTGGCAATTACCGCTGCGATGGCGGCCGGATCGGCATCCGGCACCGAGGCGTGGCGATCGATCTTGCCACTGCCGAGCCGCGGCAGGTGCTCAGCGTACGCCGCTCGACTATCGGATATGTCAGCCAGTTCTTGCGTGCGGTGCCGCGGGTCGCCACCATCGACGTGGTGGCGGAGCCCCTGATTGCGAACGGATCCGCACGCGTGGAAGCCCGCGAGCAGGCGGGCGCGCTGCTGCGCCGTCTCAACATTCCCGAGCGGCTATGGGCACTGCCGCCGTCGACATTTTCCGGCGGCGAGCAGCAGCGGGTCAACATTGCGCGCGGGTTCATTTCCGATCTGCCCATTCTGCTGCTGGATGAACCGACCGCCTCGCTCGATGCGGCCAATCGCGCTGTCGTCGTCGAGCTGATCGGGCAGAAGAAGCGACAGGGCGTCGCGATGGTGGCGATCGTCCATGACGACGAGATACGCCATCTGATCGCCGACCGCATCGTCGATGTGACGTCATTTGCCGCCGCGGCCTGAAGGAAGAGATGTGAGATGACAAGGCAAGAAACTGTTCTCGGCAACGCCCGCGTTGTGCTGGCCGATCGCGTGATCGAACGCGGCTGGGTCGCTTTCGCCGACGGCCGCATCGCCGAGTTCGGCGAGGGAAGCGCGCCGGCAGGCAGCGAAGACGCCGGCGGCGATCTTATCATGCCCGGCCTGATCGAGTTGCACACCGACCATCTCGAAATGCACTATGTACCGCGCCCGAAAGTATTCTGGGAT
This genomic window contains:
- a CDS encoding transferase hexapeptide repeat family protein translates to MAGKMLSTEPAVDPTASVHDCQLGAYTEVGARTILLEVTMADYSYVVNDSQITYTTTGKFCSIAAMTRINPGNHPMHRASQAHFTYRASSYFPGESDDAEFFAWRRGHRVHIGHDVWIGHGAVILPGRSVGTGAVVAAGAIVTKDVPAYTIVAGNPARPIRRRFPESIAGRLAELAWWDWDHEMLRRALPDFRKLDVEGFLEKYEAATGSSQPRFNQSAAS
- the phnC gene encoding phosphonate ABC transporter ATP-binding protein, which gives rise to MLVVEGLTCRFGTKAAVDNASFSIAPGSFVGVIGRSGAGKSTLLRMINRLAEPSEGRILFEGVDVTALRGKDLRQWRARSAMIFQQFNLVGRLDVLTNVLMGRLSTVPTWRSLAQLWPEEDKAIAMSALEQFDMASIAAQRADQLSGGQQQRVAIARALVQQPAMILADEPIASLDPRNTRIVMDALLRINKHFGITVVCNLHSLDLARSYCDRLIGMASGRIVFDGAPAALTDRIARELYDLEADEVMGVAPEHVPASAAIPVLGTVAAA
- the phnD gene encoding phosphonate ABC transporter substrate-binding protein, with translation MIDRRMIFAAAAALAFSASAATAQDWKAKYPELVFAKVPDENASGTTDRWTPLTQYLSRELGTKVTLRIANDYAAVIEGQRSGNIHIAMFGPSAYARAYIIGAKVEPFAIEVNGDGTKGYYSVLYVKSDSSYKDIKDLKGKNLCLVDPNSTSGNNVPRFAMDKMGIDPEKFFSKVVYSGSHENAVIGLAQGTCDAAFNWWNDEKESNLLRMERKGMAKAADFKIIMKSEQIVNSPMAYLASLPADLKAAIKKAVLEIAVKDKAAFDKIYEGKQLPFVEVDHKAYEAVIDLTKFVDSIRKQKS
- the phnE gene encoding phosphonate ABC transporter, permease protein PhnE — encoded protein: MRTAVPEFPEARLQELADRYEAAVAAKRRRVWLGLAVLIAAAIAAGWMGDVNFGNFVENFWRFPAYFVSIAPKFSFSTAWVDLTEWLWGLPRWTQLLGDTLLIAYMGTLTGAICGFVLCFLASANLVRSRATVFVTRRVLELCRTVPEIVFALIFVLAFGLGPLPGVLAIAIHTTGALGKQFAEVVENIDNKPIEGVAASGGSWLQIVRFGAVPQVLSNFVSYALLRFEINVRGAAVMGFVGAGGIGQDLIEAVRKFYYTDVSAILLLIVVTVMLIDFITERVRHRLLGLEGSAA
- the phnE gene encoding phosphonate ABC transporter, permease protein PhnE, whose product is MNSFSFESRAGIVERHPDLFRPDWWHRGKIAIGVGGAVALFLFGIVQLDIPFHRLSEGMVRLGEFVRLMLPPNPGSWAEVLKYLHALGETVSIAFLGTLGGALLALPVSLLAARNVVANWIVHLLTRRSLDTIRGVDTLIWALIWVGVVGLGPFAGILAVICSDFGTFGKLFSEAIEAADKNPAEGVRSSGGNHLHSVRFGLLPQVFPILLSQVLYYFESNTRSATIIGIVGAGGIGLQLAEQIRVLEWQKVSFLILLILMAVSAIDWISGKLRFAIIGNRAIS
- the phnF gene encoding phosphonate metabolism transcriptional regulator PhnF, which encodes MSVQDTPSGVALWRQVADGIERGIADGRFAAGEKLPGEIEIAETYRVNRHTVRRALATLAERGLVRAERGSGTYVETRRLAYPLRSRTRFSEIVGAGGREPRGQFIDSAEEEATRELARELGLKTGAPLIRIESVRLADRAPICVSTTWLSAGRFPDAGKVFANVRSMTKLLAHYGIRDFRRASTRITAGIVEAIDATRLDLTLGRPILVVDSTDVDTDGKPLVTKRSRFAAERVEFLVESG
- the phnG gene encoding phosphonate C-P lyase system protein PhnG, which encodes MAVLAHSATADIAGHLATVALPVHEDLREPENGLVMVRGRVGGDGAPFNLGEATVSRAAVRLSTGEVGFGYTLGRDREKARLIALCDAMVQSEKFVGAIEGQVVAPLRAAMIEGRNRKAAEAAATRVDFYTLVRGEG
- the phnH gene encoding phosphonate C-P lyase system protein PhnH, translated to MTSVAELPAGFADKVLSAQSVFRSVMDAMARPGSVQRIAPAAGTPAAMMRGTAAIALTLFDHDTPVWLDSRMSATPDAAKWLKFHTSAPVITDSSIASFALIGGAESLPALDRFAFGSNEYPDRSTTLILQVESLTDGPVVELQGPGIDGAAALRASIQPQDLFERLAINAALFPRGIDVVLVHDDAIVAIPRTTRLVRGG
- a CDS encoding carbon-phosphorus lyase complex subunit PhnI encodes the protein MYVAVKGGERAIENAHRLLAHERRGDRDVPEVSLAQISEQLSLGVDRVMTEGSLYDRELAALAIKQARGDLIEAIFLVRAFRATLPRFGATEPVDTGAMQVRRRISSTFKDIPGGQILGPTFDYTHRLLDPQLADGFAPDTPATGEVSTGATPRVTDILGRDGLIEPSPVADASAPIGDLTREPLSFPADRDLRLQNLARADEGFLLALGYSSQRGYGRNHPFAGEIRFGEVEVEFVAEDAGFAVPLGSIALTECQMVNQFKGSATEAPCFTRGYGLAFGQSERKTMSMALVDRSLRARELGEEVVAPAQDEEFVMSHSDNVQATGFVEHLKLPHYVDFQSELGLLRKLRKEFVEANETPPMREAAE
- a CDS encoding alpha-D-ribose 1-methylphosphonate 5-phosphate C-P-lyase PhnJ codes for the protein MNAPAYNFAYLDEQTKRMIRRAILKAIAIPGYQVPFASREMPMPYGWGTGGVQVTAAILGPDDVLKVIDQGSDDTTNAISIRKFFGKTAGVATTTFTTDATVIQTRHRIPEAPLHAGQVLVYQVPIPEPLRFLEPRETETRRMHALGEYGLMHVKLYEDIARFGHIATSYAYPVKVNARYVMDPSPTPKFDNPKMDNCPALQLFGAGREKRIYAIPPHTDVVSLDFEDHPFTRYRFDAPCALCGASDSYLDEIVTDDKGGRMFVCSDTDYCEQRQQAGHRGSESAAPHKERAHV
- the phnK gene encoding phosphonate C-P lyase system protein PhnK; the protein is MFEPGNLVQDDQPLLVADHLGKTYGRLTACRDVSFALYPGEVLAIVGESGSGKSTLLQLLSAQLTPTGGCVSYRMRDGVLRDLASLGEAERRFLFRTDWGYVHQDPAQGLRMAVSAGANVGERLMAVGWNHYGRIRDMASSWLERVEIDTARIDDAPRTYSGGMRQRLQIARNLVTEPRLVFMDEPTGGLDVSVQARLLDLMRNLVSELGLAAIAVTHDLAVARLLSHRVMVMKGGRVIETGLTDQVLDDPREPYTQLLVSSILPA
- the phnL gene encoding phosphonate C-P lyase system protein PhnL, encoding MTAMIDITNAEKTFTMHLQGGVELPVVRGVSFQVEPGECVVLSGPSGAGKSSILKMIFGNYRCDGGRIGIRHRGVAIDLATAEPRQVLSVRRSTIGYVSQFLRAVPRVATIDVVAEPLIANGSARVEAREQAGALLRRLNIPERLWALPPSTFSGGEQQRVNIARGFISDLPILLLDEPTASLDAANRAVVVELIGQKKRQGVAMVAIVHDDEIRHLIADRIVDVTSFAAAA